A region of Marnyiella aurantia DNA encodes the following proteins:
- a CDS encoding DUF2975 domain-containing protein — MSKTDNILFIILQVIAWIIFVGLSIEAGGLIVNFVFSIFSPDMLPRLYNKLDLTGIFDQSSATYYGLYSFILIISLLKAVLFYEVIKLTWTLKLDHPFTLTVARQISTISYFTLSIGLLSYIGRQFAKQVERSGFSTGSLDVFWNDSQAFVLMAAIIYVISAIFKRGVELQDEHDLTV, encoded by the coding sequence ATGTCTAAAACCGATAACATTCTGTTCATTATCCTGCAGGTTATAGCCTGGATTATCTTTGTAGGCCTCAGCATTGAGGCCGGCGGCCTTATTGTCAATTTCGTATTCAGCATCTTCAGTCCGGATATGCTGCCCAGGCTTTACAACAAACTGGACCTCACCGGAATCTTCGACCAAAGCAGCGCAACTTATTATGGTCTCTACAGTTTCATCCTGATCATTTCCCTGCTGAAGGCTGTACTTTTTTATGAGGTAATTAAGCTTACCTGGACGCTGAAACTGGATCACCCCTTCACGCTGACCGTGGCACGACAGATTTCAACCATCAGTTACTTTACCCTGTCCATCGGACTGTTGAGTTATATTGGGCGGCAGTTTGCAAAACAGGTGGAACGCAGTGGGTTCAGCACCGGAAGTCTGGATGTGTTTTGGAACGACAGCCAGGCATTTGTTCTGATGGCCGCTATCATTTATGTCATTTCTGCTATCTTCAAAAGAGGCGTTGAACTTCAGGACGAACACGACTTAACCGTTTAA
- a CDS encoding GlcG/HbpS family heme-binding protein, which produces MKILTAFFILFFSCSFAQRSAETQPSPQARLVKSVDHLTLEAALELAKNSTEKAAQLNKQVSLAVLDTAGNVILLMRGDGVGIHNTEAARRKAYTAVSTKTATLTLLRNARANPDTNNLNTLPELLLLSGGVPIWYRGNVIGSLGVAGGGSPENDDAIARAAAIPEKGILTSK; this is translated from the coding sequence ATGAAAATACTAACGGCTTTCTTCATCCTTTTTTTCTCCTGCAGCTTCGCACAACGCAGTGCGGAGACTCAACCGTCACCACAGGCCCGGTTGGTAAAATCCGTTGACCATCTGACTTTAGAGGCTGCGCTGGAATTGGCAAAGAACAGTACTGAAAAGGCCGCGCAACTGAATAAGCAAGTCTCCCTAGCGGTGCTGGATACCGCCGGTAACGTTATCCTGCTTATGCGCGGTGACGGTGTGGGTATTCACAATACCGAGGCCGCCCGGCGCAAGGCCTACACGGCAGTATCCACCAAAACAGCAACGCTTACCCTACTCAGGAACGCCAGAGCCAACCCTGATACAAATAACCTCAACACTCTGCCTGAACTTCTGCTACTGAGTGGCGGTGTACCCATTTGGTACCGCGGCAATGTGATAGGCAGCCTAGGTGTGGCAGGTGGTGGCAGCCCCGAAAATGACGATGCGATCGCGCGTGCCGCCGCTATTCCCGAGAAAGGAATCTTAACATCCAAATAA
- a CDS encoding TolC family protein, whose protein sequence is MTLKYKLTLTVLSLFFSTANAQLTERTLTMEEVVQLALENHTQLQLSKDNIQIARQQTRIAELQKLPSINATANAFYLGDALILDKDFSKVATVNMPHSGNSYSVQASELIFKGGLVKKSIELSELREQLAELDHEKDAQNIKFLVMSTYLDIQKIINQKNVYLNNRKLATQRLENVNKFYKQGMVTRNEIIRGELLLKNLEQGILVLDNSRAALNYQLAIAIGISPDVLIEPAASFAEATEAQELAYFQELAHQNHSVLKSAQTGISMSEKNIEIIRTDRMPTIAAFGGYSMARPVTSTLPAQDFYTNTWQTGVSISYNIDNLYKTKEKEQLGKFQLNQAKNVLVLQRQNLDVQTNAAWLKWREAVQQAKLYKESEELANENYKIIEAKYLNQLALQADMTDATNAKLEAELQYANSEINVQYQYYSLLKTTGTL, encoded by the coding sequence ATGACCCTTAAATACAAGCTGACTCTAACAGTCCTGAGTCTGTTTTTTTCCACCGCCAACGCGCAGCTTACAGAGCGTACCCTGACTATGGAAGAAGTGGTGCAGCTGGCGCTGGAAAACCATACCCAACTTCAACTTTCGAAAGATAACATACAGATTGCCAGACAGCAGACCAGGATCGCGGAACTGCAGAAACTGCCTTCAATTAATGCCACAGCCAATGCCTTTTATCTTGGTGACGCACTGATTCTGGACAAAGACTTTTCGAAAGTAGCCACCGTCAACATGCCGCATTCCGGCAATTCGTACAGCGTGCAGGCTTCGGAACTGATCTTCAAGGGCGGACTTGTAAAGAAATCCATAGAGCTGTCTGAACTCCGCGAGCAACTGGCGGAACTGGATCATGAGAAAGATGCGCAGAACATTAAATTTCTGGTGATGTCCACCTATCTCGATATCCAGAAGATCATCAACCAAAAAAACGTTTACCTGAACAATCGGAAACTGGCCACCCAGAGGCTGGAGAATGTGAATAAATTCTACAAACAGGGCATGGTAACACGCAACGAAATCATCCGCGGTGAACTTTTGCTGAAGAACCTGGAGCAGGGAATCCTGGTACTGGACAACAGCCGCGCCGCACTCAACTATCAGCTAGCTATTGCCATCGGAATCTCACCGGACGTGCTTATAGAACCGGCAGCTTCCTTTGCTGAAGCCACTGAAGCACAGGAATTAGCGTACTTTCAGGAGTTGGCGCACCAGAACCATTCTGTGCTGAAATCGGCGCAAACGGGAATCAGCATGTCCGAAAAGAACATCGAAATCATCAGGACCGACAGGATGCCTACCATAGCGGCTTTCGGCGGCTACAGCATGGCCAGGCCTGTAACCAGCACTTTGCCGGCGCAGGATTTCTACACCAATACCTGGCAAACGGGCGTTTCCATCAGCTACAACATCGACAATCTGTATAAGACTAAAGAAAAAGAACAGCTCGGAAAGTTTCAGCTGAATCAGGCTAAAAACGTTCTCGTTCTCCAACGGCAGAATCTGGATGTACAGACCAATGCGGCCTGGCTGAAATGGCGCGAAGCTGTGCAGCAGGCAAAACTTTATAAGGAAAGTGAAGAACTGGCGAATGAAAATTATAAAATCATTGAAGCCAAATACCTGAACCAACTGGCATTGCAGGCCGATATGACCGATGCCACCAACGCCAAACTGGAAGCCGAACTCCAGTACGCGAACAGCGAAATTAATGTACAGTACCAATATTACAGCTTATTAAAAACTACCGGAACTTTATAA
- a CDS encoding HlyD family secretion protein — translation MSENPTDSGKIQPPTETEINTTPPEQKPDEEKIQNLSKKAMKKSNRVKTTIINMMVFALAAGGFYWLVTNYFHLNEDNFTNSAQVEEFINPVNTRVAGYIKEIKYSEHQAVKKGDTLVILDEREIRTQLAQAEAAYQNARASRNVTSSAVNTVSNNVNVANANIAGAKARLWNAEQNLTRYRNLLASEAVTRQQFDQVKTEYDATRAAYETLISQKNTASLATGETRSRLGVNDAEIKRTAAMLDMARINLSYTVITAPYDGFMGRRLINEGQLVQPGQQLGTIVLNGQKWVTANFLESQMPGVRIGEKITITVDALGGKQLVGEVTAISAATGAKYSNVPVDNSTGNFVKVQQRIPVRIEFTAASKKEDLDQLRAGMNVNVTLNKIN, via the coding sequence ATGTCAGAAAACCCTACAGACAGCGGAAAAATTCAGCCACCGACCGAAACAGAAATCAACACTACTCCACCCGAACAGAAACCAGACGAGGAAAAAATTCAGAACCTTTCAAAAAAAGCCATGAAAAAATCCAACAGGGTAAAGACCACCATTATCAACATGATGGTGTTTGCTTTGGCAGCGGGCGGTTTCTACTGGCTGGTTACGAATTACTTTCACCTGAATGAAGATAATTTTACAAACTCTGCGCAGGTCGAGGAGTTCATTAACCCTGTAAATACCAGAGTTGCGGGCTACATCAAAGAAATCAAATACAGTGAGCACCAGGCAGTAAAAAAAGGCGACACGCTTGTGATCCTGGATGAAAGGGAAATCCGCACCCAACTTGCGCAGGCTGAAGCAGCGTACCAAAATGCCCGGGCTTCCAGAAATGTGACCTCATCTGCTGTGAATACGGTTTCAAATAACGTGAATGTGGCAAATGCCAATATTGCCGGTGCCAAAGCCCGACTCTGGAATGCCGAACAGAACCTGACCCGGTACAGGAATCTTCTAGCTTCTGAAGCGGTGACCAGACAGCAGTTTGACCAGGTAAAGACCGAATACGATGCTACCCGCGCTGCCTATGAGACCCTCATCAGCCAGAAAAACACCGCCTCACTGGCCACCGGTGAAACCCGAAGCCGCCTGGGAGTAAATGATGCCGAAATAAAACGTACTGCCGCCATGCTGGATATGGCAAGAATCAACCTTTCTTACACTGTAATCACGGCGCCCTATGACGGGTTTATGGGCCGAAGACTCATTAATGAAGGGCAGCTGGTACAACCCGGACAACAACTGGGAACTATTGTATTGAACGGCCAGAAATGGGTAACCGCAAATTTCCTTGAAAGCCAGATGCCCGGAGTGAGGATTGGTGAAAAGATTACCATCACTGTGGACGCTTTAGGCGGAAAGCAGCTGGTGGGCGAAGTAACAGCGATTTCTGCCGCAACGGGCGCGAAATATTCCAATGTTCCGGTGGACAATTCTACAGGAAACTTCGTGAAGGTACAGCAGCGGATTCCGGTACGGATTGAGTTTACGGCGGCCAGCAAAAAAGAAGACCTGGACCAGCTGCGTGCCGGAATGAACGTAAATGTGACCTTAAACAAAATCAACTAG
- a CDS encoding glycosyltransferase family 32 protein, producing the protein MIPKKIHYCWFGGQPKHELAEHCIASWKRIHPDFEIIEWNDGNSPLDDNQYVREAYAQGKWAFTSDYVRSKVMYEHGGIYMDTDMELKLPLDEFLNEKAVCGFEVKGVPYSAFWMAEPKHQLSKDFMDWYNRQEGFFERINTDIFSEMLEKEYGADRYSDTLQELKHGVKLYPSVYFSQDLPRNYVSHHFNGSWFGGDAENTHKKMVNVYGLLERLVNYPDAAKAVNSIINEHKIIDINKVLDLLPKEKIWEYLKEKP; encoded by the coding sequence ATGATTCCAAAGAAAATCCATTACTGCTGGTTTGGCGGACAGCCTAAGCATGAACTTGCCGAACACTGCATTGCTTCATGGAAGCGCATTCATCCCGATTTCGAAATTATTGAATGGAATGACGGCAATTCGCCGCTGGACGATAACCAGTATGTGCGCGAGGCGTATGCTCAGGGAAAATGGGCCTTTACCTCAGATTATGTGCGGTCTAAAGTGATGTATGAACATGGCGGCATCTATATGGACACCGATATGGAGCTGAAACTTCCGCTGGATGAATTCCTGAACGAGAAGGCCGTTTGTGGTTTTGAGGTGAAAGGCGTGCCGTACTCCGCTTTCTGGATGGCAGAGCCAAAACATCAGCTTTCAAAGGATTTTATGGACTGGTACAACCGCCAGGAGGGCTTCTTTGAGCGCATCAATACCGACATCTTCTCCGAAATGCTGGAAAAGGAATATGGCGCCGACCGCTACAGCGATACCCTGCAGGAACTGAAACACGGCGTGAAACTGTATCCGTCGGTGTATTTCTCGCAGGATCTGCCCCGGAATTATGTGAGTCACCATTTCAACGGTTCCTGGTTTGGCGGCGATGCTGAAAACACACATAAAAAAATGGTGAATGTCTACGGACTTCTGGAGCGACTGGTAAACTATCCTGATGCCGCAAAAGCTGTAAACAGCATCATTAACGAACATAAGATCATCGATATCAATAAAGTGCTGGATCTGCTTCCGAAGGAGAAGATATGGGAATACCTTAAGGAAAAACCATAA
- a CDS encoding helix-turn-helix domain-containing protein, with protein MEQPIQIFNAKNIFDYIEIKHPYHPKNPAFLILRKGRVVYNENVNRIELSGNHVALIDSRRVYEILEISQDLELLLVAFSREYTEKLPLKINRLNAFVYFRNELVRHFGLEPEPFERIWKNADLLKTVLESNDASTHRDEIIRHLFSSTVYQFGDMIAQSARFTRDKISRKQEIVLQFLKNVGDSYLDEREVTYYAEKQFITSRHLSAVLKAVTGQTAGQIIAAFVMKEARAQISSTDKTLQQIAADLKFSDVYSFGHFFKKHSGEGPNVYRKRFRG; from the coding sequence TTGGAACAGCCCATTCAAATTTTTAATGCGAAGAATATTTTTGATTATATAGAAATCAAACATCCGTACCATCCGAAGAATCCCGCATTTTTAATTCTGAGAAAAGGCCGCGTGGTTTATAATGAAAATGTAAACCGTATTGAGCTTAGCGGAAATCATGTGGCGCTTATTGATTCGCGCCGCGTGTACGAAATCCTTGAGATCAGTCAGGACCTGGAACTTCTGCTGGTGGCTTTTTCAAGAGAGTACACTGAGAAGCTGCCGCTGAAGATCAACCGGCTGAATGCCTTTGTTTATTTCCGCAATGAACTGGTAAGACATTTTGGTCTGGAACCCGAACCCTTTGAAAGGATATGGAAAAATGCAGACCTCCTGAAGACGGTACTGGAAAGCAATGATGCATCCACGCACCGCGATGAAATCATCCGGCACCTGTTCTCTTCCACCGTTTATCAGTTTGGGGATATGATTGCACAGTCGGCACGTTTTACCAGGGACAAGATATCCAGGAAACAGGAAATTGTGCTTCAGTTCCTGAAAAATGTAGGTGACTCTTACCTGGATGAACGTGAGGTTACCTACTACGCCGAAAAACAATTTATTACTTCCCGACATCTGTCGGCGGTCCTGAAAGCAGTGACCGGACAAACTGCCGGCCAGATCATTGCCGCATTCGTGATGAAGGAGGCCAGGGCGCAGATTTCATCTACGGATAAAACACTTCAGCAAATAGCTGCTGACCTGAAGTTCAGTGATGTGTATTCCTTCGGGCACTTCTTTAAGAAACATTCCGGCGAAGGCCCCAACGTTTACAGAAAACGCTTCCGGGGATAA
- the uraH gene encoding hydroxyisourate hydrolase: MKKMFFTAIFAVLSVFAFGQTHSHQLSSHILDVSRGTPASGVKIRLEKQVAGTWTFVDEKTTDANGRITDFLPGNTSNGIFKLTYLVSDYFKNNNTESFYPFIEVVFQIRDEQHYHVPITLSAYGYSTYRGN; the protein is encoded by the coding sequence ATGAAAAAAATGTTTTTTACTGCCATCTTTGCAGTCCTGTCGGTTTTCGCTTTCGGCCAGACCCACAGCCACCAGTTATCGAGTCACATCCTTGATGTGTCGCGCGGAACGCCCGCCAGCGGCGTAAAGATCCGCCTGGAAAAGCAGGTGGCCGGAACCTGGACTTTTGTGGATGAAAAAACCACCGATGCCAACGGACGGATTACCGATTTCCTGCCGGGAAATACATCCAACGGCATCTTTAAACTAACCTATCTGGTAAGCGATTACTTCAAAAATAACAATACAGAAAGCTTTTATCCGTTTATTGAGGTGGTTTTCCAGATCCGCGATGAGCAACACTATCATGTTCCCATTACGCTCTCGGCTTACGGTTATTCCACTTATAGAGGAAACTAA
- a CDS encoding DEAD/DEAH box helicase — MGAAIKSALKLIKAEKKHLLVAKQIEITNNILKYLTQEISQYQFMDDLVYAEGLILEGVFDKLNSKYTDLKLHLSEIMPLTRLTQSELFTGGNVGLSLDAELKKEIRSSDRIDLLVSFIKWKAIVILRDAFQEFTSNGGKLRIITTTYMGATDAKAIHELSKLPNTEVKVSYNNSNERLHAKAYLFFRNSGFHTGYIGSSNFSRSALTDGLEWNVKVTTKEIPHIIDKFQKTFESYWNNAEFELYDESKLKLLDDALQNNKMGKATLEAVRFFDLKPYHYQSEILEKLKVERNVHNSYRNLIVAATGTGKTMIAAFDFKKFLAENPTAKFLFIAHRIEILKQSLHTFRNVLKDQNFGELYGNGYEPKYKNAVFATVQTLSNLDFATYSSKDYFDYIILDEAHHGQARTYQKVINYFTPKILLGLTATPERMDGKSILPDFNNKIAAEIRLPDALNNKLLCPFQYFGISDSIDYSRVKWSNGKYDSTELTQMYTSSDIRVGDIIKNLNDYTKDLHSVSAIGFCISIEHAKFMKSRFEEAGLHAEYLVSENSSKREEIIHQFTSKQINYLFAVDIFNEGIDIPQIDTVLFLRPTESLTIFLQQLGRGLRLSDDKDVLTVLDFVGQARDEYDFENKFRALIGKTNTTVLKEIEQDFPHLPLGCSIVLEKKAKDFILENIRKATSINKRQLISKIHKFQFDTHLELTLSNFLAFYNLRLQQVYKNYTFSELVEEALRKTCDKHNYANYKSMLSNKLMATESLSYFQFILQLIDQDFQLANMEKSENINLMATMFYYDFYQSASKETSLEEGIRKIGDNKDMVKEIHEFISFKIAQINYEEFPLEDFAFPFPLKLHSRYTRDQILVAMQLSTVESKSSSREGVAENKDLKCEALFVNLKKSEEDFSPTTMYDDYAINESLFHWQSQNQTADTSEKGKSYINQEDRKKAILLFVRESKTDADGFTRGYVFVGPVNFVEFTGSKPMSITWQLEKEMPHFLWQESAKLQVG, encoded by the coding sequence TTGGGAGCAGCAATTAAAAGTGCGCTTAAATTAATTAAGGCCGAAAAGAAGCACCTATTAGTTGCTAAGCAAATTGAAATTACTAACAACATCCTTAAGTATCTGACGCAGGAAATTTCCCAGTACCAATTTATGGATGATCTGGTCTATGCTGAAGGATTGATTCTTGAGGGAGTTTTTGACAAATTAAATTCCAAGTACACCGATTTAAAGTTGCATTTAAGTGAGATCATGCCATTAACAAGGCTAACCCAAAGCGAACTGTTCACTGGGGGGAACGTTGGGCTGTCGCTTGATGCTGAATTAAAAAAGGAAATTCGATCTTCTGATAGAATCGATTTATTGGTTTCCTTTATCAAATGGAAGGCGATAGTCATCCTACGTGACGCGTTCCAGGAGTTTACCAGCAACGGAGGCAAGCTCCGTATCATTACCACGACTTATATGGGTGCAACCGACGCTAAAGCCATCCATGAGCTCAGTAAGCTTCCTAATACGGAGGTTAAGGTTTCGTATAACAATTCAAATGAGCGTTTGCACGCAAAAGCCTATTTGTTCTTCAGAAATTCCGGTTTCCATACCGGCTATATTGGATCTTCGAACTTTTCTCGTTCTGCATTGACTGATGGATTGGAGTGGAATGTCAAAGTAACTACCAAAGAGATCCCACACATCATTGATAAATTCCAAAAGACTTTTGAATCTTATTGGAACAATGCAGAGTTTGAATTATATGATGAATCGAAATTAAAACTCCTGGATGATGCGCTGCAGAATAATAAAATGGGCAAAGCGACACTGGAAGCTGTAAGATTTTTTGATTTAAAGCCTTATCACTATCAATCAGAAATCCTAGAAAAACTAAAAGTCGAAAGAAACGTACATAATTCTTATAGAAATCTTATTGTAGCTGCAACAGGAACTGGTAAAACCATGATTGCCGCCTTTGATTTCAAGAAATTTCTGGCAGAAAATCCCACTGCAAAGTTTTTATTTATTGCACACCGAATTGAAATCTTAAAACAATCACTGCACACCTTTAGAAATGTATTAAAAGACCAGAATTTCGGTGAACTGTACGGTAACGGTTATGAGCCTAAATATAAGAACGCTGTTTTTGCCACCGTGCAAACCTTAAGTAATTTGGATTTTGCAACTTACAGTTCGAAAGACTACTTCGATTACATAATTTTGGATGAAGCGCATCATGGGCAAGCCAGGACCTATCAGAAGGTCATTAATTATTTTACTCCTAAAATACTTTTAGGCCTTACTGCTACGCCGGAACGAATGGATGGTAAAAGTATTCTCCCAGACTTTAACAATAAGATTGCTGCCGAAATTCGCCTTCCTGATGCACTGAACAACAAACTTCTTTGTCCTTTCCAGTATTTTGGAATATCAGATTCCATAGATTATTCACGCGTTAAGTGGAGTAATGGAAAATATGATTCTACCGAGCTTACCCAAATGTACACATCTAGTGATATCAGGGTAGGTGATATCATCAAAAACCTTAATGATTATACGAAAGATCTTCACTCTGTTTCTGCCATTGGTTTTTGCATAAGTATTGAGCATGCAAAGTTTATGAAAAGCAGGTTTGAAGAAGCGGGATTACATGCTGAATATTTGGTTTCTGAAAACTCATCGAAACGGGAAGAAATTATCCATCAGTTCACTTCTAAGCAAATCAACTATCTTTTCGCGGTTGATATTTTCAATGAGGGGATCGATATTCCACAGATTGATACGGTATTGTTTCTACGGCCCACCGAAAGTTTAACGATCTTTCTTCAGCAATTAGGAAGAGGTTTGCGCTTATCGGATGATAAAGATGTACTAACGGTACTAGACTTTGTGGGGCAGGCACGGGATGAATACGACTTCGAAAATAAATTCCGTGCGCTTATAGGCAAAACAAATACTACAGTTCTCAAAGAAATCGAGCAGGATTTTCCTCATTTACCTTTAGGATGTTCGATTGTATTAGAGAAAAAAGCGAAAGATTTTATCCTTGAAAATATAAGGAAAGCGACCTCTATTAACAAACGACAATTGATCTCGAAAATCCATAAATTTCAATTTGATACCCATTTAGAACTAACTTTAAGTAACTTCCTTGCTTTTTATAATTTACGACTCCAACAAGTGTATAAAAATTATACCTTCAGTGAACTCGTGGAAGAAGCATTACGCAAAACTTGTGATAAACACAATTACGCTAATTATAAATCAATGCTTTCCAATAAACTTATGGCTACGGAATCGCTAAGTTATTTTCAGTTCATTTTGCAATTAATTGATCAAGATTTCCAGCTCGCCAACATGGAGAAGTCTGAGAATATTAACTTAATGGCCACCATGTTTTATTATGACTTCTATCAAAGCGCTTCCAAAGAGACGTCCCTCGAGGAAGGAATTAGAAAAATAGGCGACAATAAAGACATGGTAAAGGAGATTCATGAGTTCATTTCCTTCAAGATAGCGCAGATTAATTATGAGGAATTCCCACTCGAAGATTTTGCATTTCCTTTTCCACTGAAACTACATTCAAGGTATACAAGAGATCAAATTTTAGTGGCGATGCAATTAAGCACAGTAGAAAGTAAAAGTTCGAGCCGTGAAGGTGTGGCAGAAAACAAAGACCTTAAATGCGAGGCCCTTTTCGTGAACTTAAAAAAGTCAGAAGAAGATTTTTCGCCTACTACGATGTATGACGACTATGCGATTAATGAATCCTTATTTCATTGGCAATCTCAAAACCAGACCGCCGATACTTCAGAGAAAGGAAAGTCTTATATTAACCAGGAGGATAGGAAGAAGGCCATTCTTCTATTTGTGCGAGAATCAAAAACCGATGCCGATGGTTTTACACGGGGCTACGTGTTTGTAGGCCCTGTAAATTTCGTCGAATTTACAGGCTCCAAACCAATGTCGATCACCTGGCAACTCGAAAAGGAAATGCCACACTTTCTATGGCAAGAATCTGCGAAATTACAAGTAGGTTAA
- a CDS encoding Crp/Fnr family transcriptional regulator, whose protein sequence is MYKTLKHFILTRQPTDETVLQRICACFSPVKTARREILLDRNEVCRHYYFINSGSMRIFTTDQDGNESSRYFAFEGNFITALPSFIDQLPADEYLQSIEPSDLLRIGRADFYELVATEPAFAAIYTEILELGFINAQKRIYGFQSFDAEEKVKWVIRHQPLLLQRLSNKMAATYLGLSPSTLSRIKSRL, encoded by the coding sequence ATGTACAAAACCCTGAAACACTTTATCCTCACGCGACAACCAACCGATGAGACAGTGCTGCAGCGCATCTGTGCTTGCTTCAGCCCGGTGAAGACGGCGCGGCGGGAGATTCTGCTGGACAGGAATGAGGTGTGCCGGCATTATTACTTTATTAATTCGGGCTCCATGCGCATCTTTACCACAGATCAGGACGGGAATGAAAGCTCGCGCTACTTCGCCTTTGAGGGAAACTTCATCACCGCGCTGCCCAGCTTTATAGACCAGCTGCCTGCAGATGAATACCTGCAGAGTATTGAGCCCTCGGATCTGCTACGCATTGGCCGCGCCGATTTCTACGAACTGGTGGCCACCGAGCCCGCTTTTGCGGCCATCTACACTGAAATCCTGGAACTGGGATTCATTAACGCACAGAAAAGAATCTACGGTTTCCAAAGTTTTGATGCCGAAGAAAAGGTAAAATGGGTGATCCGTCACCAGCCTTTGCTGCTGCAGCGCCTGTCCAACAAAATGGCGGCTACCTATCTGGGACTTTCACCCTCTACCCTGAGCCGGATTAAATCCAGACTTTAA
- a CDS encoding META domain-containing protein: protein MKLLMTAVLTAIVTSCTPMQNTKTEVSNTANKTWELVSLDGQQMNATLPVYISLDGTNKVSGKTGCNTLIGNYFITNGTQIRFSQLASSRMMCAPADMNIEKDVLEVLSTADNFTLIDGKLMLNVGRRAPLAVFEEMSTNPVLNKYWKLTVLDGKPVTMEAAQEREAHFILRSNGSLSGFGGCNGFSGSYELKDNNRILFNENMAVTMRACAELKMDERAFLNVFHNADSYTLNGDTLHLKKGNSALAVFEAIYF from the coding sequence ATGAAATTACTAATGACAGCGGTGCTGACAGCTATTGTAACAAGCTGTACGCCTATGCAGAATACAAAAACCGAAGTTTCAAATACGGCAAATAAAACATGGGAACTTGTCTCCCTGGACGGTCAGCAGATGAATGCCACGTTACCGGTTTATATTAGCCTGGACGGAACTAATAAAGTGAGCGGTAAAACAGGCTGCAACACCCTGATTGGAAATTATTTTATCACCAACGGAACGCAGATACGATTCTCACAATTGGCAAGTTCGCGCATGATGTGTGCACCTGCTGACATGAATATTGAAAAAGATGTCCTGGAAGTACTGAGCACTGCAGACAACTTTACGCTGATTGACGGGAAACTGATGCTGAATGTGGGTAGAAGGGCACCATTGGCCGTGTTTGAGGAAATGAGCACCAATCCCGTTCTTAATAAATACTGGAAACTGACCGTACTGGACGGTAAGCCTGTGACCATGGAAGCTGCCCAGGAACGTGAGGCCCATTTTATCCTGAGAAGCAACGGCAGCCTCAGCGGTTTTGGCGGGTGCAACGGCTTCAGCGGTTCTTATGAGCTAAAAGACAACAACAGGATTTTATTCAATGAAAACATGGCCGTCACCATGAGGGCCTGCGCGGAACTTAAAATGGATGAGCGGGCTTTCCTTAATGTATTTCATAACGCGGACAGTTACACACTGAACGGAGATACCTTACACCTTAAGAAAGGCAACAGCGCGCTGGCTGTTTTTGAGGCCATCTATTTCTGA
- a CDS encoding helix-turn-helix domain-containing protein encodes MPIIVNLDVMMAKRKMSLNELSEKVELTLSNLSILKTGKAKAVRFSTLEAICKALECQPGDLLEFVSEDEKAKPD; translated from the coding sequence ATGCCGATCATTGTAAACCTGGACGTCATGATGGCCAAACGCAAAATGTCGCTGAATGAACTTTCAGAGAAAGTGGAACTTACCCTCTCCAACCTTTCGATCCTTAAAACCGGCAAGGCCAAAGCCGTGCGCTTCAGCACACTGGAAGCTATCTGCAAAGCGCTGGAGTGCCAGCCCGGTGATTTGCTGGAGTTTGTAAGTGAGGATGAAAAAGCAAAACCGGATTAG